A region of the Cannabis sativa cultivar Pink pepper isolate KNU-18-1 chromosome 3, ASM2916894v1, whole genome shotgun sequence genome:
atataatatttgattgaGGTTTGTTTGTTTTGCTTttacaaaagaaagaaagaaagaaattaaaacaagaaaaagtgGTCTCTAATCTATATATTCTGTTTTAGTTGAGGCTGCAGGCATGCACTTTAGTTGTATTTGTAGTACCTAATTAATTAGTACTATACTTTACTATTTATTACTACTGTTATTGGACATATCTCATTTCATGTTTTGTGGCTCCCAATCTCCCACAAACATTCCCCCACTACTCATTCATACACTACAAAATATACATAACCATTAatattattctttattattatttaatccAATTCACATCTCCACATAAATGCTAAGGAACCTTATGGTTCCAACACTGTGTCCTTATTTGTGCAAATTAATATtagattttatataatttaataaataatataaaaaatcgcTAACTTACCATATTAAAATGGTGATAGACTATGGTGCCTCTTACATATAAATATGGTTCTCTTTCATTGTTTTTCGTTTATAATTTCCTTTTTCTCAGATCAAAATACAGAGTCTTAACTCAACTTTTAACATTATTATCACATGCAAACCGCATATTCTGATCTAATCTACTCTCATCCatctattatatttatatttttcttttataataattaagagTATATATTTTATCACATGTATGTCACTAATTAAAGTTAAAATCAGAGAAATTAAAGAGACCTATTCAAGTAGAAAGTTATATAAAGAGTACGTAAAGTATAATGTAATAGTAATAGtccaatttaataataataataatattaaagcctcaaaaattaattaactataaTAACTGACCTAAAATATTAATTCGCGTTTATAACATTATAATTATGATCATCACATCCTCATCCTCATCCTCATTATCATTATCACAttattactaataataataataatttgtttgACAAAACTCAATTAATGGAGTTGGAGACTATCACCAACACCACCACTATCACCATCACCATCACCATCACCATCACCATCACCATCGATCACCACCATCAGCAACAAGCAGAATGAGATTATAATGGGCTATTTTTACCTCAAACGCACTCGTTGTAAGGCCAAATAAGCAAGAAACCTATAACCAACCAACATGAGAGCCAAAACCAACACATCCATCCACAAATTGGCGAGTCCCATAGATTTAATAGCAGGAAACTCTTCCACCGGACACCAAACCCCTTTAGAACACTCATACATTTCGCCTTCCTTATACTGAACCCCCAACAAAAGCTTGTAACAATAATAGCTGTAGCTCAAATACTTGAGCCACACTATGAAAGCCGGGATTTGTTGCACGTAGTAACCACCAGCTATGAGGAACACAAGTGTTGTGACCGAAGCTAAGGTTGTTGCTTGTTTTATGTCCATTAGAATTGCTCCTATTGCCAACCCCAGACTCTGAGAAACAAGGACGTTGTAGAGTACTACAAGTAGGGATAGTATAAATGTAAAGGGGTCGGGTTTGAGTCCTCCCATCCAGTAAATTATGAAAACAAAGGCTGTTGGTAGAGCCAATTCAAGTGGGAGATCTCCCACTGTTTTGGCTAAAAAGTACGATGAGAGACGATACATTcctgatgatctttcttttaTTAACATTGTTCTCTCTTGTGGGAATGTGAACACTGCATTGTATAATGGGTAAAAACCCCAAAATACAGAGAAGAAGAATAGCAAAGCAATCTGCAcatacatttaaaaaatatatcaattAGTCTTTAGCTTTATTTTATATGGACTATGGTTataaatctaagttgatttctTACTCTGTCTTCGATGTGGGACATTGGAGTGCGCCACCAGAGGAGTCCACCAAGAATAGCAACACTTATAACTTGGAAAATCCTTAGCTTGTTAAAAGTCTCATGTCTTCTTTCTTTTAAACCTCTTTGAAGTAAAACCTTGAATTGATGCCACCAGCTTGTGTACCATTGATCTCTATTAGCtgccattttcttcttcttgttaTTGTATTCACTtccattattattgttattatgatTATGATCTTTTGTGTTATCAGAAGTAGTTATAATAAGTTGAGCCTTTAAATTAGGCGATATGTTATTATCATATGCTGAAATCAAAGCTTCCTTCACTTTCTTCTTCTCTTGTTCCATATTCTCACTATGTTCAGTTGCATGTTTAGAATCCGGGGCTATTCCTgcacaaaatcaaattaaattagttaacaacaattttcaaaaatactattttttatgttttatttacaatattacaacctaaaatttttatttacaaaaatacatttttaaagctataaaattacaaatatagaaaacaattaCAAAAATGTTGAAATGGTAAAAATGAAAGAGTGAGTGAGTGGATTAAGTAAGTACCGTTGGCTAGATCTAACAAGAGGTCAGCAGGGTTGAGAGTGATGGAAGTAGAGAAACCAATGGTTGAGAAATAATGAAGAGCAGTGTTTGCAGGTCCATTGTAGATAGGTGAACCCTCAGATAAAAGAATGACTTTGTCAAACATATGGTAAAGTCTACTAGATGGCTGGTGAATGGTGGTGACCACAGTGCGGCCCCCACTAGCCAGCCTTTTCAAAGTGGTTAGAATCCATTGAGCCGTGGTGGAGTCCAAACCCGAAGTGGGCTCATCCAAAAGCAACAAACTTGGATTAATCAACATTTCTTGTCCTATACTAACCCTTTTCTTTTCACCACCTGAAATACCTCTCAAAAGTGGTCCACCAATCATGCTATTCCGGCACCGGTTCAAACCCAGTTCAGAAATCACACGATCAACATGTTGGGATTTTTCTTGGGTTGATAAACTCATGGGAAGTCTAAGCAGAGCTGTGAAAAGCAGAGTCTCTGTTACTGTTAAGTGAGGGTACAACACATCATCTTGTGCTACAAAACCTGTTCTTCTTTTGATTGAGCCTGAGAATGGTTGTGAATTGTATGTGATTTTTCCTGATAATGTCTTCCCCGAAAGACGGCCGCCGAGTGCCGTTAAAAGGGTTGTTTTTCCACTCCCTGATGGACCCAACATGGCTAGTATCTCACCTGGACATACCATCCCTGTTATCCCATTAAGAATGCTTTTCTCTATGTGTTTCTTACCACCATCTCTGTTCTCTAACTTTACTTTGTACACAACCTCTTCAAACTGCATACACACACAAACATACAATTTCAGTTTCATTTCTCCTTAACTTAATTCATCCACATCTAATTCATGAGTTTGATAACTTAACTGCATGCACATCTAATTTATCAACATCTTAATTATTGACTGTATGATAAACACAAAAAAGGAATACCTCATAAACAATTTGAGTTTCATTTTTCTTTAAGCCTAAATGCATGCAAATCTAATTTATGAACAACTTGATTGATTGGCTGTATGACAAACACGAACTAGGAATAATGCTTCAAGAACCATTtgagtttgatttttctttAAACCAATTCACCATCTAACTTTAATAGCATACATATCTAATTCATAAACAATCTAATTGACTGTACGACGAAcataaactagaaattaataccTCAGAATTACAtgaattaataaagaaaaagcaaaaaatATACATACCTTTAAAGTGATTGGGTACAAACAAGAAAGCTGGTGTAGAGATTGTGATGAAGAAGTAGAAGTAAGTTGAAGATCAGTTGTAGGTGTAGTACTAGTAAGAGTAGAGTCCGACATTTTTGgagtttataaatttatatatgtgtatagatATAAATAGTAAGATTGATAAGAAATGAATGTGTGTTAATTGTTAAGTAGTACTACTTAATTGGCATTCTCAATTACCAATATAAGGAGAAGAAAatagatgtatatatatagaagagaagagaagagaatatCAATAATAGTAAGAAGAAGAGATCATGTGAAGTAGTCTTCCATTCCCAACCCACTATGGTGGGACTCAGACCCCACTTAAttaccttttattttttttattaatctttgatttaattaattaattaattaattaaatgtatttataatattattctaATAATTAGCTCTTAGTCTTACTACTACTTTCCCTTTTATATATTCTTTCttctttatatatgtttattgacTCATTATATCATTCACTTTCCTTATTAATTCTAGTACAAAgaaaaacacttaattattaattcatcatatttatatacaattaaCAATACTAAGGTCAATGAAACTTTGGGATATTTTGTATTAATATTCCTAAATATTAttagtatta
Encoded here:
- the LOC133036312 gene encoding ABC transporter G family member 14; amino-acid sequence: MSDSTLTSTTPTTDLQLTSTSSSQSLHQLSCLYPITLKFEEVVYKVKLENRDGGKKHIEKSILNGITGMVCPGEILAMLGPSGSGKTTLLTALGGRLSGKTLSGKITYNSQPFSGSIKRRTGFVAQDDVLYPHLTVTETLLFTALLRLPMSLSTQEKSQHVDRVISELGLNRCRNSMIGGPLLRGISGGEKKRVSIGQEMLINPSLLLLDEPTSGLDSTTAQWILTTLKRLASGGRTVVTTIHQPSSRLYHMFDKVILLSEGSPIYNGPANTALHYFSTIGFSTSITLNPADLLLDLANGIAPDSKHATEHSENMEQEKKKVKEALISAYDNNISPNLKAQLIITTSDNTKDHNHNNNNNGSEYNNKKKKMAANRDQWYTSWWHQFKVLLQRGLKERRHETFNKLRIFQVISVAILGGLLWWRTPMSHIEDRIALLFFFSVFWGFYPLYNAVFTFPQERTMLIKERSSGMYRLSSYFLAKTVGDLPLELALPTAFVFIIYWMGGLKPDPFTFILSLLVVLYNVLVSQSLGLAIGAILMDIKQATTLASVTTLVFLIAGGYYVQQIPAFIVWLKYLSYSYYCYKLLLGVQYKEGEMYECSKGVWCPVEEFPAIKSMGLANLWMDVLVLALMLVGYRFLAYLALQRVRLR